The uncultured Methanomethylovorans sp. genome contains a region encoding:
- a CDS encoding deoxyuridine 5'-triphosphate nucleotidohydrolase, producing MTLLSRKELRERILSKPPLMENMIDMETQIQPNSVEMTLQHVEVLEGAGAIDFDNSCRKLPLSRPLEFDENGWVFLLPGTYKVVFNEIVNIPKDLAAIARPRSTMLRCGVNIGTAVWDSGYRGRSESMLVVHNPEGFNLRKNARIIQLLFYELHAEVEEGYRGQYQHENI from the coding sequence ATGACCCTTCTATCTAGAAAAGAACTAAGAGAGAGAATATTGTCAAAACCACCACTAATGGAAAATATGATAGATATGGAAACACAAATCCAGCCAAATAGCGTTGAGATGACATTACAACATGTTGAAGTGTTGGAAGGTGCTGGAGCCATTGATTTTGACAATTCCTGCAGAAAACTCCCTTTAAGTAGACCCCTTGAATTTGACGAAAATGGATGGGTATTCCTTCTTCCTGGAACTTACAAGGTAGTGTTCAACGAGATAGTGAACATACCGAAAGACCTAGCTGCCATAGCAAGACCCCGATCCACAATGCTTAGGTGTGGGGTCAACATAGGTACTGCTGTATGGGACTCTGGCTATAGGGGAAGAAGTGAATCCATGCTAGTGGTGCATAACCCAGAGGGTTTCAACCTGCGCAAGAACGCACGCATCATTCAGCTCCTGTTCTACGAACTGCATGCAGAAGTAGAAGAAGGCTATAGAGGTCAATATCAACATGAGAACATCTAA
- a CDS encoding 2-amino-3,7-dideoxy-D-threo-hept-6-ulosonate synthase codes for MSEIGKSVRMERIFNRNTGKTIIIPMDHGVGAGPIKGIIDLPTTVNKVAEGGANAVLGHMGLPRYGHRGYGRDIGLIIHLSASTSLGPDPNHKVLVTTVEEAIKIGADAVSVHTNVGADDEAQMLKDLGFVARVCDDWGMPLIAMMYPRGPKVTSEHDVKFVKHAARIGAELGADIVKTNYTGTIETFREVVEGCPVPVVIAGGPQMDTETQLLQMVYDSLQAGGSGVAIGRNVFQSEDPVKLVSNISKIVHDGMTIEEVLGE; via the coding sequence ATGAGCGAGATTGGTAAATCCGTACGGATGGAAAGGATATTCAACCGTAACACGGGGAAGACTATAATCATACCCATGGACCATGGAGTAGGTGCAGGACCGATCAAAGGCATAATAGACCTCCCAACCACTGTGAACAAAGTTGCAGAAGGTGGCGCTAATGCAGTGCTTGGACATATGGGATTGCCCAGATATGGTCATAGAGGATACGGAAGGGACATAGGACTTATAATTCACCTTTCTGCCTCCACATCCCTGGGACCTGACCCAAACCACAAGGTATTGGTAACTACTGTCGAAGAAGCAATCAAAATCGGAGCTGATGCAGTATCAGTACACACAAACGTAGGCGCCGATGATGAAGCCCAGATGTTAAAGGACCTAGGGTTCGTTGCAAGAGTATGTGACGATTGGGGAATGCCACTCATTGCCATGATGTACCCCAGGGGACCAAAGGTTACGTCTGAACATGATGTAAAATTCGTCAAGCATGCCGCACGTATTGGAGCTGAACTGGGAGCAGATATTGTTAAGACAAATTATACCGGAACTATAGAAACCTTTAGAGAAGTAGTAGAAGGGTGCCCAGTGCCTGTAGTTATAGCTGGTGGGCCACAAATGGATACAGAGACACAATTGCTTCAAATGGTATATGACTCATTGCAGGCAGGAGGCAGCGGTGTTGCCATTGGAAGAAATGTTTTCCAGTCAGAGGACCCCGTAAAACTTGTATCCAATATTTCCAAAATTGTTCATGATGGAATGACAATAGAGGAAGTACTTGGAGAATAA
- the glyS gene encoding glycine--tRNA ligase → MDRYEQVIELAKRRGFLWNSFELYGGTAGFYDYGPLGSTLKRRIEQIWREIYVIQEGFMEIECPTVGIEEVFVASGHVGGFSDPLCECKQCGEAFRADHLIKHITEDADSLSDEELDNIIAKNSVKCPECGGDLGKTYEFNLMFKTQIGPGTGRKGYMRPETAQGMFVDFLRLARYYRDKLPFGATQIGKSYRNEISPRQGVIRLREFTQAEAEIFIDPKDKSHPNIRRFENTAINLYSDAAQDIGKSEIMTVREAVDNGIIAHEFLAYQVALVNHFLQRVGIAPDKLRFRQHRKDEMAHYAIDCWDAEILTDRFGWVEVVGIADRTDYDLSAHANMSKTELSIFIEYEQPKMVEKFVVKPNMGKMGPMFKGKAKVVAEALKALTAEELEKEEIKVLTAGEEFTVPREMVEFAQETIKISGETIVPHVIEPSFGIDRIMYSVMEHAYDEEMVPAKESEEEAEDEARIVLRFKKEVSPVKVAVLPLLTRQELIEPSKEIAIKLKDKGLLVAYDDSGAIGRRYRRNDEIGTPYCITVDYDTLQDNTVTIRDRDSMQQVRAPIDTIDNVLYELVYTDRKFETAGKRI, encoded by the coding sequence ATGGATAGATATGAGCAAGTTATAGAATTAGCTAAACGCCGTGGATTCTTGTGGAACTCCTTTGAACTGTACGGAGGAACAGCCGGATTCTATGATTACGGACCTTTGGGAAGCACTCTTAAACGCAGAATTGAACAGATCTGGCGTGAGATATATGTTATACAGGAAGGGTTTATGGAGATCGAGTGCCCGACTGTAGGAATAGAGGAAGTGTTTGTAGCATCAGGGCACGTAGGAGGATTCTCAGATCCTCTTTGTGAATGTAAGCAGTGTGGTGAAGCATTCAGAGCAGACCATCTCATAAAGCACATAACAGAAGATGCAGATAGCCTCAGTGATGAAGAGTTGGATAATATCATCGCAAAAAATAGCGTTAAATGCCCTGAATGTGGAGGAGACCTGGGAAAGACCTACGAATTCAATCTGATGTTTAAGACACAGATTGGGCCTGGAACTGGAAGAAAAGGGTATATGAGACCTGAAACTGCTCAAGGAATGTTTGTAGATTTCCTCAGACTTGCAAGGTATTACCGCGATAAACTCCCCTTCGGTGCAACCCAGATAGGAAAATCATACCGTAATGAGATATCACCAAGGCAAGGAGTGATAAGACTTCGAGAGTTCACTCAGGCAGAAGCTGAGATCTTCATTGATCCGAAAGACAAGAGCCATCCCAACATCCGGAGATTTGAAAATACAGCAATTAACCTTTATTCTGATGCAGCACAAGACATAGGAAAATCGGAAATAATGACAGTAAGAGAAGCTGTGGACAACGGCATCATTGCACATGAGTTCCTTGCATATCAAGTGGCATTAGTGAATCACTTCCTTCAGCGTGTTGGTATCGCCCCCGACAAGTTAAGATTCAGACAGCATAGGAAAGATGAAATGGCCCATTATGCCATTGACTGTTGGGATGCTGAGATCCTTACCGATAGATTCGGCTGGGTGGAAGTTGTAGGCATCGCTGACAGGACGGATTACGACCTTTCAGCACATGCTAACATGAGCAAAACAGAACTTTCTATTTTTATAGAGTACGAACAACCAAAAATGGTGGAAAAGTTCGTGGTCAAACCCAATATGGGGAAAATGGGGCCGATGTTCAAAGGCAAAGCAAAGGTAGTTGCTGAAGCACTTAAAGCCCTTACAGCCGAAGAACTCGAAAAGGAAGAGATAAAAGTCTTGACAGCCGGAGAAGAATTTACCGTACCCAGAGAGATGGTGGAGTTCGCGCAAGAGACTATCAAGATCAGCGGAGAGACCATAGTTCCACATGTAATAGAACCTTCATTTGGTATAGACAGGATCATGTACTCAGTTATGGAACACGCCTACGATGAAGAAATGGTCCCTGCAAAAGAGTCTGAAGAGGAAGCTGAAGATGAGGCAAGGATAGTATTGAGGTTCAAGAAAGAGGTCTCGCCTGTAAAAGTGGCAGTATTGCCGTTACTGACCAGACAGGAACTCATAGAACCTTCAAAGGAAATAGCCATAAAACTAAAGGATAAAGGGCTTCTTGTAGCTTATGATGACTCCGGGGCTATTGGTCGACGCTACAGGCGTAATGATGAGATAGGCACACCATATTGCATCACTGTTGACTACGATACATTGCAAGACAATACAGTAACCATAAGAGACAGAGATAGTATGCAACAGGTGAGAGCGCCTATAGATACGATAGATAATGTGCTCTATGAGCTTGTATATACAGATAGAAAGTTTGAAACTGCAGGAAAGCGCATTTAA
- a CDS encoding DEAD/DEAH box helicase — translation MTTYIKHPLILSDTVEQRLYQLDLAGRALSSPTLIVLPTGLGKTIVSLLVIAARIEKFGGRALVLSPTKPLVEQHAAFFKKVMKIPEEQVITFTGSVAPEKRAELWKTGKLIVSTPQVIENDVLTKRINLDDVCHITFDEAHRAVGNYAYTYIAEKYFENAINPHCLGITASPGSTDEKISEVCEALHIRSVAVKTESDSDVRPYIHKKEVEWIKMELPKDMVEIKGLLEKVMEERFTKLTELGFPIQNHKFVTKRDLLGMQKKLQEELRGLPDPSVYGAISVVAEIMKVSHAVEIIETQGIESLRKYMERLEHEAYSKSGSKASKRLAEDLYMRQAIHRIKDTDSEHPKLDLVKNITYKQIVDKPESRVIVFTNYRDTADMVTAALGTMEDILPVRFVGQSSKYKDKGLTQKQQVQIIEDFKKGAYNVLVATSVAEEGLDIPSTDLVVFYEPIPSEIRSIQRKGRTARKHAGRVIVLVTKGTRDESYYWSSLSKERRMQNNMKELQDLMPANNSTLEQYAPPQTEKDQKQLSEFDNKSIKVVIDHREVRSKVARELEKLGVDIDVKTLEVGDYVISERIAIERKSTEDLVNSLLNNTLFEQISNISRSYEKPVLLIEGEGLFSARQISPKSIHGTLSSIGIDFGVSIFYTRDAEDSAMFIQTLAKREQSDGQREIKLHGKKASHMLSEQQEYIVSAINEIGPKAAKSLLQHFGSVENVMKAEYEELRKVRNIGPKTAARIREVVSAEYKG, via the coding sequence ATGACAACCTACATCAAACACCCCCTTATATTATCTGATACCGTTGAGCAGAGGCTATATCAGCTTGACCTTGCAGGCCGAGCCCTTTCCTCCCCTACATTAATAGTGCTGCCCACTGGCCTTGGAAAAACCATAGTGTCTTTGCTTGTCATTGCAGCTAGGATAGAAAAATTTGGAGGTAGAGCCCTTGTACTATCTCCTACAAAACCCCTTGTAGAGCAGCATGCAGCTTTTTTCAAGAAAGTAATGAAGATACCGGAAGAGCAGGTCATCACTTTTACTGGAAGTGTAGCTCCTGAGAAAAGAGCAGAGCTTTGGAAAACTGGCAAACTTATCGTATCCACACCACAGGTTATCGAAAACGATGTACTTACAAAACGGATTAACCTTGACGATGTTTGCCACATAACGTTCGATGAAGCCCACAGAGCAGTGGGCAACTATGCTTATACATACATAGCAGAAAAATATTTTGAAAATGCTATCAATCCCCATTGTCTGGGAATAACCGCAAGTCCAGGAAGTACTGATGAGAAAATAAGCGAGGTGTGTGAAGCACTGCATATACGCTCTGTTGCTGTGAAAACAGAATCTGACAGCGATGTGCGACCATATATCCATAAAAAAGAGGTAGAATGGATAAAGATGGAACTCCCAAAAGACATGGTTGAAATAAAAGGCCTACTTGAAAAAGTAATGGAAGAAAGATTCACAAAACTCACCGAGCTTGGATTTCCCATACAGAATCATAAATTCGTTACAAAGAGAGACCTTCTTGGAATGCAGAAAAAGCTCCAGGAAGAACTGAGAGGTCTACCCGACCCTTCAGTATATGGAGCAATATCAGTTGTCGCCGAGATAATGAAAGTCAGCCATGCGGTGGAGATTATAGAGACACAGGGAATAGAATCCCTACGTAAGTATATGGAAAGGTTGGAACACGAAGCATATTCCAAGAGTGGTAGCAAAGCTTCAAAAAGACTGGCTGAAGATCTATACATGCGACAGGCCATTCACCGTATAAAGGATACAGATAGCGAACATCCAAAACTTGACCTAGTGAAAAACATTACGTACAAACAGATAGTAGACAAACCAGAATCAAGAGTAATAGTTTTCACAAACTATAGAGATACGGCGGACATGGTTACGGCTGCTTTGGGAACTATGGAAGATATTCTCCCCGTGAGGTTTGTAGGGCAAAGCTCGAAATACAAAGATAAAGGTCTTACTCAGAAACAGCAGGTACAAATTATTGAGGATTTTAAAAAAGGCGCATACAACGTACTAGTAGCAACTTCTGTAGCGGAGGAGGGCTTGGACATTCCCTCAACTGACCTTGTGGTCTTTTATGAACCTATTCCTTCCGAGATAAGGAGCATACAGCGCAAGGGCAGAACAGCAAGAAAACATGCAGGCAGAGTTATAGTACTAGTGACTAAAGGTACAAGGGACGAGAGTTATTACTGGAGTAGCCTTTCCAAGGAACGCCGGATGCAGAACAATATGAAAGAGTTGCAGGACCTTATGCCTGCAAATAATTCCACTTTAGAACAATATGCTCCACCACAAACCGAAAAGGATCAGAAGCAATTATCTGAGTTTGATAATAAAAGTATAAAAGTTGTAATAGATCACCGAGAAGTTCGCAGCAAAGTTGCCAGAGAGCTTGAAAAACTTGGAGTGGACATAGATGTCAAGACCCTTGAAGTTGGCGACTATGTGATCAGCGAAAGGATCGCAATCGAAAGAAAGAGTACAGAGGATCTTGTGAATTCCCTTTTGAACAACACTTTGTTCGAGCAGATATCAAATATCTCACGTTCCTACGAAAAACCTGTGCTATTAATAGAAGGAGAGGGCTTGTTCTCAGCACGTCAGATCAGTCCTAAATCGATACATGGAACTCTATCCTCCATAGGAATAGACTTTGGAGTATCCATATTCTACACACGCGATGCAGAAGATAGTGCTATGTTCATTCAGACACTTGCAAAGAGAGAACAATCCGATGGGCAAAGGGAGATAAAGCTTCATGGAAAAAAAGCCTCCCACATGTTATCAGAACAACAGGAATACATAGTCTCTGCCATAAACGAGATTGGACCTAAAGCAGCAAAAAGTTTGCTTCAGCATTTCGGAAGTGTAGAGAACGTGATGAAGGCAGAATATGAGGAATTAAGAAAGGTCCGGAACATTGGACCAAAGACAGCTGCCAGAATAAGGGAAGTTGTATCAGCTGAGTATAAAGGATGA
- a CDS encoding Sjogren's syndrome/scleroderma autoantigen 1 family protein encodes MSQKDDESISKISRMLEIGGTMLAQHCAECGAPLFRYKGNIICPLCDTGQKPPVQAQKKPVETTDLSSTVSPVTESKPSPIDQTAEGNKTTFINSEAPVQSKGISTSSLPDLEAILEKKTIMLAQSMHQEQDPRKIKEFLELIEKSLDIMDRLRK; translated from the coding sequence ATGAGTCAAAAGGACGACGAATCAATATCTAAGATCTCACGAATGCTTGAGATCGGCGGTACAATGCTGGCACAGCACTGTGCAGAATGCGGAGCTCCATTGTTTAGGTATAAAGGCAATATCATTTGTCCGTTATGTGATACGGGGCAGAAGCCTCCAGTTCAGGCTCAGAAAAAACCAGTGGAGACAACTGATCTTTCTTCCACGGTCTCTCCCGTTACAGAGTCTAAACCATCTCCAATTGACCAGACTGCTGAAGGTAATAAAACCACTTTTATTAATTCAGAAGCTCCAGTTCAATCTAAGGGAATTTCTACCAGTTCTTTACCGGATCTGGAAGCGATTCTGGAGAAAAAAACCATTATGCTTGCACAGTCTATGCATCAGGAACAGGATCCACGTAAGATCAAGGAATTCCTAGAGCTTATTGAAAAAAGCTTGGATATCATGGATCGGTTGAGAAAGTAG
- a CDS encoding UPF0147 family protein, with amino-acid sequence MASDFKDVINQCIQILEQIANDSSVPRNIRRSASDVLTTLKKEDEPLFMRTTASISILEDISNDPNIPLHTRTLIWNVASQLETIPVDD; translated from the coding sequence ATGGCAAGTGATTTTAAAGACGTTATAAACCAGTGTATACAGATATTAGAGCAGATCGCAAACGACAGTTCTGTTCCAAGGAATATAAGGCGTTCTGCAAGTGATGTGCTGACCACACTGAAAAAAGAAGACGAACCCCTGTTTATGAGGACAACAGCAAGCATTTCTATTTTAGAAGATATCAGCAATGACCCAAACATTCCATTACACACCCGCACCTTAATATGGAATGTTGCAAGCCAGCTTGAAACAATTCCTGTAGACGATTAA
- a CDS encoding haloacid dehalogenase: MIKSIIEQIREELQEKDRAREQGIILSREIVRNCRVAMQHVHKMELEKARSMIQTAKENMEKMSSVLETQPDLYYSGFVEHAQQEFTECSVIYSLISEKSIPKPSELKVEPVAYLNGLGDAGGEIKRHILDLIRQGRVEEGERYLSTMEELYMGLMVFDYPDAMTHGLRAKTDRLRLLLEISRGELTAAVRQQKLEMAMKALETEFLSRK, from the coding sequence ATGATAAAGAGTATCATTGAACAGATCAGAGAAGAACTGCAAGAAAAAGACAGAGCCAGAGAGCAAGGAATAATATTATCTAGAGAAATTGTGCGTAATTGCAGAGTGGCAATGCAGCACGTCCATAAGATGGAACTTGAAAAAGCACGTTCAATGATCCAAACTGCAAAAGAGAATATGGAAAAAATGAGTTCTGTACTTGAAACTCAACCCGACCTATATTATTCAGGTTTCGTGGAACATGCCCAGCAAGAATTTACAGAATGCAGCGTAATATATTCCCTTATTTCAGAAAAAAGCATTCCCAAACCCAGTGAATTAAAAGTCGAGCCTGTAGCATACCTCAATGGACTTGGAGATGCTGGCGGAGAAATAAAAAGGCACATACTTGATCTGATACGTCAGGGGAGGGTAGAGGAAGGAGAGAGATATCTTAGCACAATGGAAGAGTTATACATGGGTTTGATGGTGTTTGACTATCCAGATGCCATGACACATGGACTTAGGGCAAAGACAGATAGACTGCGCCTGCTTCTGGAGATATCACGAGGGGAACTTACAGCAGCAGTAAGACAACAAAAGCTAGAAATGGCTATGAAAGCACTAGAAACTGAATTCTTATCCCGTAAATAA
- the sepS gene encoding O-phosphoserine--tRNA ligase, whose protein sequence is MKFNPEDIKAAVKEDFDAAWNNGRQYIKRSPVNKGYPYMELNYGKVHPVYETISRLREAYLRMGFHEMMNPLIVDEREVHKQFGHEALAVLDRCFYLGGLPRPNVGISDERIITIKEMLGDIGEEGIEKIRKILHAYKKGDIEGDDLVPEMAMELGVSDSIIVEMIDQVFPEFKELAPLCGRKTLRSHMTSGWFISLSGILERGEPPFNFFSIDRCFRREQAEDAARLMTYYSASCVIMDKEVTVDHGKAVAQGLLAQFGFEKFRFRPDDKRSKYYVPDTQIEVFAYHPKLVGSKTKYSDGWVEIATFGIYSPTALAEYEIPYPVMNLGLGVERLAMILYGAMDMRSLTYPQIPQYSPWIINDNELAKMAHIEKIPVTVEGEHILAAIVKQCELHGPEPSPCEFTAWEGTIYDRKVKVSVVEPEENTKLCGPAAFNEVLAFKGDILGLPNNKKWEEAFENDSAKTGIRFIDAFASQAAWEIEEAAKNGGNLVETRVRIVKVPSEINVRIKPLAQRYITSNNKKIDIRGPVFTTVRAEIE, encoded by the coding sequence ATGAAATTCAATCCTGAAGATATCAAAGCAGCAGTCAAAGAAGACTTTGATGCCGCATGGAATAATGGCAGGCAATATATCAAAAGATCACCTGTTAACAAGGGATACCCGTACATGGAACTGAACTACGGGAAGGTGCATCCGGTCTATGAAACTATATCACGCCTGCGTGAAGCATACCTGAGAATGGGTTTCCATGAGATGATGAATCCGTTGATAGTAGATGAAAGAGAAGTGCACAAACAATTTGGACATGAGGCACTTGCAGTGCTTGACAGGTGTTTCTATTTAGGAGGACTCCCAAGACCCAATGTAGGAATATCCGATGAACGGATTATCACAATAAAAGAAATGCTGGGCGACATTGGCGAAGAAGGCATCGAAAAGATTAGGAAGATACTTCACGCGTATAAGAAGGGAGACATAGAGGGAGATGACCTTGTACCTGAAATGGCAATGGAACTGGGTGTATCTGACTCAATTATAGTAGAGATGATAGATCAGGTGTTCCCAGAATTCAAGGAATTAGCACCATTATGTGGGCGTAAGACATTACGTAGCCATATGACATCAGGCTGGTTCATAAGTCTTTCAGGCATACTGGAGCGGGGCGAACCTCCTTTTAACTTTTTCTCTATAGACCGCTGTTTTAGAAGAGAACAGGCTGAAGACGCTGCGCGTCTTATGACATATTATTCAGCCTCATGTGTCATCATGGACAAGGAAGTCACAGTAGATCATGGAAAAGCAGTTGCACAGGGTCTGTTGGCACAATTCGGCTTTGAAAAGTTCAGGTTCAGACCCGATGATAAAAGAAGCAAATATTATGTTCCTGACACGCAAATAGAGGTTTTTGCATATCATCCCAAGCTTGTGGGTTCAAAGACAAAGTATTCAGATGGATGGGTTGAAATAGCAACCTTTGGAATATATTCCCCCACCGCTCTTGCAGAATACGAAATACCATACCCCGTAATGAACCTGGGACTGGGAGTGGAAAGGCTTGCTATGATCCTGTACGGTGCAATGGATATGCGTTCTTTGACATATCCGCAGATACCACAGTACTCACCATGGATCATAAATGACAACGAACTTGCAAAGATGGCCCATATAGAAAAGATACCTGTTACCGTTGAAGGAGAACATATACTTGCTGCCATTGTTAAACAGTGCGAGTTACATGGTCCCGAACCCAGCCCATGTGAATTCACTGCATGGGAAGGTACTATCTACGACAGGAAAGTGAAAGTTTCAGTTGTAGAACCGGAGGAGAATACTAAACTTTGTGGTCCAGCAGCTTTCAATGAAGTTCTGGCGTTTAAAGGAGATATCCTAGGACTACCAAACAACAAGAAGTGGGAAGAAGCTTTTGAGAACGATTCTGCAAAGACAGGTATAAGATTTATAGATGCCTTTGCCTCCCAGGCTGCGTGGGAGATAGAAGAAGCTGCAAAGAATGGCGGGAATTTGGTTGAAACAAGAGTGAGGATAGTAAAAGTGCCATCCGAGATCAATGTAAGGATAAAGCCCCTCGCTCAACGTTATATAACCAGCAACAATAAGAAGATAGATATTCGTGGGCCAGTTTTCACAACCGTGAGGGCAGAGATCGAATGA